Genomic window (Coraliomargarita sinensis):
AACCGAACCACCGTTGAACCCGAACCAGCCGAGAAAAAGGAGGAAGACACCAATCGTCGCCAGCGGCATGCTGTGACCGAGAATCGGCTTGATCTTGCCGTCGACATACTTGCCAGCGCGCGGTCCGAGAATCATCACACAGGCCAGGGCAGCGAAACCGCCGAAAGCGTGAACCACAGTGGAACCGGCGAAGTCGTAGAAGCCACCTTCAAGGCCACCGAGCCAGCCACCACCCCAGTGCCATGAACCGACAACCGGGTAAGCGATCGCAACGAGCAGTGTAGCGAAGATCATAAAGCTACCAAGTTTCACACGTTCAGCAACAGCACCGGATACGATCGTTGCGGCAGTTGCGGCAAACATGGCTTGGAAAATGAAGTCACCGTAAGCGGTCATGGCGAGGCCGACACCACCGTAATCAAAAGTGTCCATACCCGGACCGCTGAGGTCACCGATGAAACCACCGATAGAGAACCAGCCGTTGAAATCTCCGGGATAATGCGTGTTGAAGCCGATGACGGCGTACGAGATGATACCAATCGAGATGATGAACACGTTCTTGAACATGATGTTCACGGCGTTCTTCGATTGAGTCAGACCCGATTCGAGTGTGGCGAAGCCGAGGTGCATGATGAACACGAGGGCCGCAGCAATCACAGTCCACAACATGGAGGTTGTGAAGAAATCGAATGCGTAGGCGTATTCGCCTTGAGCTTGGAGCAAGGCGAGGTAGTCACCAGCGAGTTCATCTCCAGATGCAACAGCCGCTTCGGCTGAAAGCACAAGAGTCGCAGCAGCTTCTTCAGCTGCCTCGGCTACTTCAGCGACTTCCTCCGGCATGTCCTGTGCGCCGAGCGTGCCGGACGTCAGAAACGCCGAGCTGCCAAGCAGCAGAGCGAGAAGGTATTTTTTTATCTTCATTGTATTATTTTGTCAGGTTATTGCTTTTTTAGATTTGGGAGGGAGCGGATGAGTGAGGCTCCTACCGGAACGCGAAAACGCGAACACCACATCTAAGCAACCCCTGTGCCAACTGAACCTGACCCGATCACAGAAGCGTCAAAAAGCCTCTTCCCAGCCGATACAATGAGAGCTTTAAAAATCTTTAAGTCCTAATAAACAGATACTTATAGATTTTTGTAAAATTTTGCGTAATTTTCGCAATCTCTTTGGATCCCGACCGTGCCTTCCCCGTTCTCTTGCAAACAAAAACGAACTGTTCCCAACGACCTGTGCCGAAAGTTGATACCGCAACTCACCGCAACCGGGGTGCCTGACTACGCCACGAAAATCAGCTCTTCAGGAGCGCCGCGTAGCCCTCGCGGTAGGACCTGTATTTCGGCTCCCAACCCAGTTGAGCTCTGGCTTTTCGGTTGGAAACGATTCGATCCGGCATACGTCCGCCCCGCCGCTTCAACCGTGGCGGAATATCGTTGGGATCGAATTCCGGGACCGGCAATCCAAGCCGGTCCGCCAGGAAGGTCAGCACCGTCTCTTTGGGCGCAGCCTCGTCATCGGCGATATTATAGACGCCGGAGGGGGCCCTGACCGCCAGTGCCACCAGGACTGCGCTCACGATATCGTCGCGGTGAATCATATTCATATGATAATCGCCCCGGCCAGGAATCGTGCCGCGTCGCTCTTTTAACTGATTGAGCAGAAAGTGTCGCGCGGGCCCGTAGATACCAGCCAGGCGAAAGACATACCAGGCGCCGAATAACTCGGCATGCGTTTCAATCAAATGCTCGGATTCGATCAGCACTTGTCCGGTGGCAGGGGCGCCGGAAGTCTCCGTATCTTCGTCCACGACCACGCCGCCATCCTGTGCATAGACGGAGGTGCTGCTGGTGTAGAGGTAGCTACGTATCTTTTGGGTTTTCGCCCATTCGAGAATGCGCCGCTGACCCTCCACGTAGGACTTATGGTACCCGTCCAACCCGCCACCTGCGGAGCTGACACAATTGACCACCGCGGCATAACTTTCCCGCAGTTGGTTTTTCCAATCCTGAGAGTCCAAGTCGGCCACAATGACTTCGGAGACGCCCAGCGCCCGAAGCTCATCCGCACGCTCCGGATTGCGGGTGAGTGCGCCCACCCGAACCCCTCGCTGGATCAAGACCGCCGCCAGAGCAGTCCCGACATAGCCGCAGCCAAAGATCATAACTGATTCGGGGAAGTCGCTTTTTTCTGTGTCTTTTGATGTCATGCTTGTCGAAAAGGATAAGCTGCGACAACATCCCGCTTTTATGCAAACCGCAAAGCCAGAAAATGTCCGTGCCTATCTGCTCGATCTACAGGATCGAATTTGCGCTTCGCTTGAAGCTGAGGACGGCCGGGAGCACTTCCAGGAAGAGACCTGGCAGCGGGAGGAAGGAGGCGGTGGCCGCTCCCGCGTCATGGAAGGGGGAGCCGTCTTTGAGAAAGCCGGGATTAATTTCTCCGACGTTCGGGGAGCCCAACTCCCAGCCTCCGCCACAGCGGCACGCCCCCAACTGGCCGGAGGCAGCTTTCGCGCCATGGGTGTCTCATTGGTTTGCCATCCGGAGAATCCGCACGTGCCCACCACGCACATGAACGTGCGCTTTTTCCACGCCGAGCCGAAAGAAGGCGAGCCCGTCTGGTGGTTCGGCGGCGGCTTTGACCTGACTCCCTACTACGGCCGCCGCGAGGATGCCATTCATTGGCACCGGACCGCCAAAGCCGCCTGCGACCCCTTTGGCGAAGAAATCTACCCCCAATTCAAACAGCAGTGCGACGACTATTTCTTTCTGGCTCATCGTAACGAACCGCGCGGCATCGGCGGCATTTTTTTTGATGACTACAATGACGGCGGTTTTGAGAATGCCTTTGCCCTGATGCAATCGGTGGGGGACCATTTCATTCCGGCTTACCAACCCATTGTTTCCCGCCGCAAGGGTGACCAGTACAGCGAGCCCGAGCGAAAATTCCAGCTTTACCGCCGCGGGCGCTATGTGGAGTTCAATCTGGTTTACGACCGCGGCACCCTATTCGGCCTCCAGTCGAAGGGCCGCACCGAATCGATCCTCATGTCACTCCCACCCCTCGTCCGCTGGGACTATGATTGGCACCCCGAACCGGGCAGCCCGGAAGCCGAACTTTACGACGTTTATCTAAAACCCAGCGACTGGGCAAGCAAGGTTGTTGGTTGATTGTTGTTAGTTGACTGCTAGAACCCACCCAAACAACCGCCAACGAACAACACCTCTCATGACTCCCCGCGAACGATTTCTTGCCGCCGTCCATCAGGAACCGGTAGACCGCCCGCCTATCTGGCTGATGCGCCAGGCCGGGCGCTATCTGCCGGAATACCGCGAGCTGAAAAAAAAGCACGATTTCCTCACCATGGTGCGGACACCGGAACTGGCCACCGAGGTCACACTTCAACCGCTCAAGCGCTTCCCCCTGGATGCCGCCATTATCTTTTCCGACATCCTAGTCATCCCGGAAGCACTGGGGCAAGGCTATCACTTCCGGGATAAAGGCGGTATCGGAATGGACTATCTTCTGGATAGCCCCGAAAAAATCGAGAGCCTCGATTCGACCAACATGGGGGAAAAGCTCGGATACGTGGGCGATGCCCTCCGCTTGACCCGTTCCAAGCTGGGCGAAGACACCGCCTTACTCGGCTTTTGCGGCTCCCCCTGGACCCTCGCCTGCTACATGCTTGAAGGCGGCTCGGCGAAGGACTTCACCGCGATCAAACAGCTCGCGCTCGGCCAGCCCGATCAATTCGAAGCTCTCATGCGAAAGCTGAGCGCTGCCATCATCGAGTACCTCCACATGCAAATCGACGCCGGGGTGGATGCCGTGCAGATCTTCGACTCCTGGGGCGCCATTTGCCCGGACAACCACTATGAATCCTGGTCGCTGCGCTGGATCCACCATATCGTTCACGAACTCAAAGGACGGGCCCCCGTCATCCTCTATGCCAAGGGCATGGGCCACAAATCCGCCGACCTCATGCATACCGGGGCAAAGGTCATCAGCCTCGACTGGACGATCAACCTCCGTCGTGCGCGGCAAACCATCGGCCACGGTGCTGCCGTTCAAGGCAATCTCGACCCGGTCATTCTCACCACCACTCCCGAAATCACCCGCCGCGAAGCGCGACGCGTGCTCGAGGATGCCGGCCGCATGCCCGGTTACATCTTTAATCTGGGGCACGGCATGATCCCGACCGCAAAAATCGAATGCGTGGAGGCACTGATGGAAACTGTGACCGGCCGGGCAAACGCCTAGGCAGCCGGACCTTTCAGACTTTGCGACGCAGGGCGAGAACTCCGCTGGCCACAGTCAACAGGAAGGCGACAGTGCTCGGCTCGGGCACGGGGTTGGCGTCGATGAAAGTTTGTATCCCATCATTGCCGTTCGTATCTTGGTCGTCGTAATTGCCGACATAAGTTGCACCTAAGATGGTCGAACTATTTCTGATGTACCAATTTATCCCGACGATAGTGAGTCCTCCCTGCGAATTTTCGACAAACAAGGGAGCTCCCGAATCGCCGCCTTGGAGCATGGCCTCGTAAGTTACACCCGAAGCCCCGTCATCTGTAGCCTCGAAGGCGCTGCCTGTGCCCCCGGGGGCCGTAACACTCGATTGAAAACCGTCCAGAACGTTGCGACCGACCGCCATATTCTGACTCGTCGGCCAACCGGTTGGCGAGCGGCCCAGGATATAGGCGTTTGCCCCGTTGTATGGGGAGTTTTGCAGGTCACCGTTGTTTACAATGTCCTCCGTTGCGAAATCGTAAAAAGTAAACCCCGAAGGAAGCGCACTATCCAAGGTACCAACCAGAATATCCGTGCCCTGGATTTGCTGTCGGTTAGAACTGATCGTCCGATTCACACTCGTTCCGTTCGGATCGTTACTTGCGTAAAAGGTAACAGTGGATCCTACAGCTGGATCGGCGTGGTTTGCAGTGATGTAGACATTTTCGCTTATCATCGTCACCCAACCGGCACCACCCGAACCTGTCCCGTTGAAGCCAACACCGGAAAGGTCAAACTGGTCCGCGACAAAACTGTTGTCATTGGCGAAACGGTCATTCGTCAAGGTGTCGTAGTTCGCAATCTGAATCGCAGCGAGCGGCGAGACGAACGTCAGCAACAAGAATCCGCTCCTCGCCGCGGCACCTAAGGAAACCTTTGCCTGAACCATAGAATGAAAATAAACAGACCGGCTTCACCGTCAACGGGCAAATCCTTTTCTCGTCCTTATTTAAACTCTGTTTATTCTACCAGTCCTTGTTGTCACGGCGACAAATGCAATCCTCTCGGCAGCCCTGTCAGATTGTAACAACAATACATCCGGTCGATTGTAGCAGGGCAAACTCCTGCCTTTGCCTTCCGAGCTATGGTGGCCAGGTGCCGCCCTGGCTCAACCTGCCGATCGCCTTGCCTCAAAAGCGCGGGATTCGGCGCAAGTTACGTGTCGGGCGACAAGTCGAACCGACTACAGAAAAATTAGATTATCCCTTTACGAATCGCCGTCGCGACTGCCGCCGCGACGTTAGGCACCTGCAACTTTTCGTAGATGTTCGAGGTGTAGAGCGCGACCGCGCTGTAACTGATGCCTAGCTTCTCCGCCACCTCCTTTTTGACCAGGCCCTCGGCCATGAGCTCAAGCACTTCACGCTCCCGGTCACTCAAAAGTCCTGACTCCAGCCCTTCGTCCTCACGAAAGGCAGCCAAGACGTGGCGCGAGAGCTGCGGATCGATCACGCTCCCGCCATCATTGACCTCGCGAATGATGCGCCTCAAATCAGCCACCGAGGTATCCTTCAGGACGTAGCCGACCACGCCTAATTTGATCGCTTCCAGGACCGTGCGATAGTCGTCATTACTCGTCAGCACGACGATAGCTGAATCTGGAGCACGTTCCCGTAGCATAGGAACCAGCGATAGTCCGCCCTTTTGCGGGATTTTCAAATCGAGCAGAATAACATCAGCCTCTGGTGGCGCATCCGCGCTGTAGGCACTTTCACACGAGCCAGTCGTCGCGTAGGTCTCGACACATACCATGTCTCCACTCAAGCCGATGATTTCCAAGAGCGACTTCGTGTAGGCTTTGTTATCCTCGACGAGGACAATGCGTATTTCCTGATTCATCGAGCTTAGCAATTTTTGAACTTGAGTGTAACCTGTGTGCCTCGCTTGGCTTGACTGTCAATTTTCAGCTCTCCCCTCAACATGGTCGCCCGTTCTTCAAGGCGTCGGCAACTCTGCTCGTCTTGGGAAAACCCGCGACCGTTGTCAATCACCTCAAGAATTTGCACCCGGTCCTCACGGCGCGTTTTGATCGTTACTGCCGTGGCTTCTGCATGCTTGATAATGTTGTTGAGCGCTTCCTTGTAGAAAAGAAGCAGGTTCCACTTGGTCGCCGGATCGAGGGCATTGAAACTGCGTGTGTTCTCCAATGAGAAGATATGTGGTATCGTGCCAAGAATCTGATCGGCTACCCGCGTAAATTGCTCGGCAATGTCGCTCGAGTGGTTTTCAGCTTCGATAAATCGGATGAAGTTCTTGGTCTCCTGATAGGTCAGTTGGGCGCTTTCTTGCAAGTTTCCCAGCAGGCGGGTCTGAGCCGAACTGGGCTCCCGGATACTCTCCGCCAGCAACTCCGTCGTGTGCGCCATGCTGCTGACATTGGCTCCGATCTCGTCGTGCAGGTCGCAGGCGATCCGCTCCCGCATGCGCGCCGCCCTGCGTCGTGATGCGACACGGACCAACCAGACGAGCTGAAGGAGAATCAGGATCAAACCGATCGCCACCAGAACCACCGTCCTGAAGCGCTGCGCTTCTTGAAGCTGCGCTGCGTTCAACTCCCCACGCAGAGATTGCAACCTGTCTTCCAACTGCACTCTTTGCTTGAACTGTGTGAGCCATTGCCGGAGGGGAAGAATCTGGCCCTCATTGCTGCGGCCGTCGGTCAGGCTCGACACTCTTTGTCGATCCCCACGACGGAGACCCTCCGCGCGAAGCGGGATACCCCTTGAAATAATGTCACCCGCACTGAAGACCTCCACTTCGCTGAGGGCAATGCGGGGGACTCCGCGCGACTGATCCCGCATAAAATCTCGAACGCCTTCACTTAGTTCAAACCGAACATATTGGGCATCGGTGGGCCGGGTGCGGCGCATGAATGGCCCCGCCCCGGGCCGATAATTCAAATTCATATTCTCGTAAATCACCTCCGCGCCTGAAAAATCTGCCGAAATTGCAGCCTTCACGCGGATGGCCCGAGGAAAGCCCATGGCCGTCGTCGGCGGGAAGTTATGCTGGATCGCATGCACCACGGGCCAGAGGCGGAATTCATCGACTCTGTAAACCTGCCCCAAGTCGAAATCCAATGTCAGCTTTTTCAGACCGAACCCATCGATATTATTTTTCGGATCTTCCAAATTGTGGAACAGTGGAGAGAAAAGGGTAAAACCATCGGTCAGGCACTTCGTGGACCAGCTAAAGCTGAACTCGTTGGAAGACGTTGCCTTCACCTCCGAGTTGAGTGCCGCATTCCGGGCACCGGCGAAGGCATAGAGCTCGCTGAAGGCGACGATGGAGTTGGAACGCCACCAGGTGGTATTTTTCCCCGGCTCGGTGATGGTAATGCGCAAGCCGGTCGTCGTTACCGGTTCAGGACAGGGAAAGAACTGCGGGTCGACTCCCGGCACCGGGTAATCGCTTTCACGATGATCGGCGATAATCTCGGCTTGCCCGTCCGGCAGCAAGCGCTCGATCATAAAGCGCAACGGAAATCCCCAGGACTGGATCTCATTCCGCTGATCTTTAAAGGAGGATGGCATCAGTGCGACGAGATCGACCACTGCCGGCTCCGGAAATGTGATTTCGATTACAAACGGCAACTCCGGCTCTTGATGCTGTGCCGAGCTAAAGCCGAGAGTCCATGGACTCACGTTGACGGGAAAAACCGGCAAATCGATCAGCTCAATCTGAACCGCCTCCATCTCTTCCCGGATCGGAGCGGTCAGCGAGGGAAAGATCGAAAATGCACTTAACAAACCCGGGAAGAGGGCAAAGGCACAAAGCACAACCCGTTTCCAGTAAAAATGGATGGTGTTTCCGAGGGATACTGGTGGCGCATAAAACCACCTGAACTGCGCTGATGTAGACAAAACCCGTGACTGCCTCTCAACTTGCCCCGTTGGAACAAATTGGTCGAGCCCAGAAGCAATTTTGGTCAATTGACCATATTGGCATACACCTACTCCCATGGTAGTATGTTTTGAAATCCGTTCTCAATAATAGATGAATCCTTTTTGACTCCAAAAATCCATATGATGATTAATACCAAACGTCGCATATCTATATTTGTTCTCGCCGCAACTTTGGCCACCGGCGTTAATGCAGTTACGCTTGTATGGGATGGCGGCACTGGGAACTTCACTGATAGCAACTGGGACGACGGCACTTCCCTGCAGACTCATCCAAGTTATGGCAGCGGTTCTTTCGACACAGTTATTAATACCGGCACTGTTAATGGCTTTACCAATAGCAACACGGCAGACTTTACCAGTGATGATACTCTTACCATTAGCGGCGGAGCCGTTGTTGAAGGCGACTTTCTAAGGGTTAATAACACCAGTAACACAGAAAACGTGATCACGTTTGAGTCAGGAACCATCAACCTGTCATCTTTCAATGCCTTTCGGTCAGGCTTTGGAGGCTTCCTCGGCCACCTGAATTTCACGGGCGCTGCTGATTCGGCTACGGTGACACAGTTTGACCTTACCGGTACAACCAACCAAAAAATGGCAAACAAGATCGGTGCTGACGGTGGCGTCGGTAGTTTCTTTGCCATTGATGGCACCATGGTCGCATCTGGAGTGAGTTACGACGGGACAAACCTGACAGAAGTAAACTCAGGACTTGCCTCTAATGCCGTCAACGGCCGCTATTTTGAGATAACTGAGTCCGGCGGAGCGCAGACACTACACCTGCGGGCCATCCCCGAGCCGAGTGCGCTCTCATTCTTTGCGCTGGCACTAGGCGGCACACTGCTAATTCGCCGCCGCCGATAGTAGGTTACAGTATGCTTTAATTGCGTCCCGCTCTGGCTTTTGCCGGGCGGGGCTTTTTCAAGCCCGGTTTCACTCCATAAAATACTCATCCCTTTATGGAAAAGATCCCGCTCTTACTTGCCGCGACATCATTCGCCCTCATGCTGGCGCCCGCGAAAGCGGCCTTGGTGGCCCACTACGAGTTTGAGGAAACCAGCGGCACCACACTCGTCGATTCGGCAACCAACAGCTATGACGGCACAGTCGTCGGCAACGGCGATCTCAATGTGTCCGGCATCATCGGCTCCGCCTACGAGCCCGGCGGAAACGGCAGCTACGGACGTGTCACCGACGGCGTGAGCAACTTCAGCATCGGTGGCAACAAGGCCCGAACACTCTCCTTCTGGTTCAAAACTCCAAGCTTTGGCGGCACTGCCGACCAACACCGTATGCTCGGCCTCGGTAGTTCAGGAACGGCGACTGCATTCAACATCGTCGCCGAGAGCGGCACCAATGCCGGTGGCTCCAACCGAATCGGTCTACGCTATGGCAACGGCAACGTTTACTTCAACGCAGACAATAGCGGCACTCCTTTCGCCACCGGCACCTGGTATCACGTGGCCGTGGTCTATGACGGGACCACCCTCGACCTGGAGCCCATAGGCTCGAGCTCCGACAGCACCGGACTAACTGTTTATGTTAACGGCACTGAAGTCGACACCGCAGGTGGCAACTTGAATAACGCGACTCAAGCACTGAACACCTCGACCACCGATTTCGGCTTTGGAGCCAATGCTGACGGCAGCCAAAGTTCATACCCGGGCTTGCTCGATGAGGTTCGCATTTATAACTCTGCACTGAGTGCTTCCGAAGTCGCGACTCTGGCCTCCGAAGCAGGAAGCCTCCCGCAGATTCAATCCTTTACGGCAAGCGAAACCCTGGTCGAAGAAGGCTCGGTTGTCATGCTCTCCTGGTCCGCCTCCAACTATGACACACTGGTCATCCAGCCCGGCAATATCGATGCCGCCGCCTTGAGCACGGACGGCAGCGGATCGACGGAGATTACGGTCAACGAAACGACAACTTACACCCTAACCGCTAGCGGCGACAAAACGGATCTGAGCCAAAGTGTCGAAATCGTCATCTTGGGCGACGATCTTCAACTTTTAGACAAGGTGGGCCGCTCACTCTGGACGGAATGGTATCGACCGGTGGATCAGCCCGTCTTCTCCACCACAGACGGGAATAATCACGATCCGATCATCTTCTACGAGCCAAGTGGCTCCACTTACAAATACTACCTGATCATCAGCCACGAGCCCTCGAATACCTTTCTCTGGGGGACCAATACTTTTTCCTGGAGTAGCGATGACTGGACCTTGATTGAAGGCAACTATCAGATCAACGGGCAATACGAGTACGACGACGGTGTTAAAGTCGGCGACACCTACTACGTCTATGAAAACGGAAGTGTTCTGACTTACACCGGCGACCTCCTGAATTCGAGCGGCAACTGGACGGTGGCCGGCAGCTTCCCAAAGTCTGAAGCGGATGATATTGGTGTTTACTACGAAGATGGCCTTTTTCATATCTTCGGCGAGCATGGCAATTTCCCTTACGGCCCCGACGGCACCAGCCTGGCGCACTATACCTCAACGACCGGTATCGGAGACTGGACCCTCGTCGACAACAAGGCGGTCGATCCGAATCCCGACGGAGGGGATACCTACGGGGTCGGCGACGCGACCATCGCCAAGATCGACGGAATTTATTATCTCTTCTGTGATCGTGAGCAACAGGGGGTTCCTTATCGCGTCACGGCATGGCGCAGCACGGACATCGACGAACCCTTCAAATATCTCGGCGTGGCCCTGGCACCGCGCTCCGACGAAACGGATGACTGGGACAACCACCGCATCCAGGACGCCGAGATTCAATACATCCCCGAGCTGAAGCGATTTATCATGGTCTGCAACATGAGAGACCTTGACGGAGATCCCGGCCCGGGGAACACGCGCGTCGTCGGCACCTTCTACTCCAAATTCACCGATGGCGGCTTCGATGCTTTCATGCAGGGCTTCAGCAGGCTATCGGGTAATGACGTGCTCATGAGCGCCGACCCTGACGGCGACGGCTCACCCAACGCCGAGGAATACGCCGCCGGCACCTTACCGGATAATCCAGGCAGCAGTCCGGCCATGGAACTTATGTTCTTGGAAGATGGGGAGCTGTCTTATCCAACAATTACCTTTGATCGGATCACCGCCGATCCGCAAACCATTCGTATGGGGTTGGTCAGCAACCAAGGCAGTCTCAATGTCGGCACCTTCCAATCAGCGGACGGCTCGGAAAGCACGTCCGAAGCCAGCGACATCGGCGCTTTCTACGAAAAGGTCACTTTCCGTTCCAACACAGCCGTCAGTTCGTCCGACTCGCAATTTCTACGTATCGAGACGACCATTACGACGAGTCCTTGAGCAAAGTTTAGAGGAAGGCAGCGGACAATGACTTTACCCGGTATTTTTTCCCAGAGCCCCACCCTCGGTAAGCGAGGCCATCTTGGCCTTCAGCGCTTCCATAATCGCTGTCCTATCGTCCGGGTTCTCCGCGATGCAATTGACGATAGCGCTGCCGACGACCACGCCGTCGGCGGCTTGAGCCACGGTGCGCACATGATCCGCATTGGAAATTCCGAATCCGACGACGACCGGCAGATCCGTGTGCTGCTTGATCGTGGCCACCCGTTCCCGAATGCCCTCCGACATTTCCGCCTGTTCGCCGGTCACGCCCGCGCGGGAGACGTAGTAAACGAAGCCGGTCGTGGCCTGGCATATCATGGACAGACGTTCGTCGGGTGTGGTCGGCGCCACGATGTAAACCGTCTTCAGGCCGTGCTTTTCGCAGGCGGCCAGGTGTTCCGCCGACTCCTCGGGCGGCAGATCAAGGGTGAGCAGCGCATCGGCTCCGGCGGCTTTAGCGGCTTTGGCGTAGGCCTCGCTCCCCTTGGCAAAAACCAAGTTGTAGTAAGTGTAGAATACGATGGGCACTTCGCTGAATTCGCGGACGCGGCGGACCAACTCCAGTACCTTCTCACCGGTCATTCCGCTTTCCAGCGCACGCTGGGCGGCCAATTGGTTGGTCAAGCCGTCTGCGAGCGGATCGGAAAACGGGACGCC
Coding sequences:
- a CDS encoding PEP-CTERM sorting domain-containing protein (PEP-CTERM proteins occur, often in large numbers, in the proteomes of bacteria that also encode an exosortase, a predicted intramembrane cysteine proteinase. The presence of a PEP-CTERM domain at a protein's C-terminus predicts cleavage within the sorting domain, followed by covalent anchoring to some some component of the (usually Gram-negative) cell surface. Many PEP-CTERM proteins exhibit an unusual sequence composition that includes large numbers of potential glycosylation sites. Expression of one such protein has been shown restore the ability of a bacterium to form floc, a type of biofilm.), which translates into the protein MMINTKRRISIFVLAATLATGVNAVTLVWDGGTGNFTDSNWDDGTSLQTHPSYGSGSFDTVINTGTVNGFTNSNTADFTSDDTLTISGGAVVEGDFLRVNNTSNTENVITFESGTINLSSFNAFRSGFGGFLGHLNFTGAADSATVTQFDLTGTTNQKMANKIGADGGVGSFFAIDGTMVASGVSYDGTNLTEVNSGLASNAVNGRYFEITESGGAQTLHLRAIPEPSALSFFALALGGTLLIRRRR
- a CDS encoding LamG-like jellyroll fold domain-containing protein, whose translation is MEKIPLLLAATSFALMLAPAKAALVAHYEFEETSGTTLVDSATNSYDGTVVGNGDLNVSGIIGSAYEPGGNGSYGRVTDGVSNFSIGGNKARTLSFWFKTPSFGGTADQHRMLGLGSSGTATAFNIVAESGTNAGGSNRIGLRYGNGNVYFNADNSGTPFATGTWYHVAVVYDGTTLDLEPIGSSSDSTGLTVYVNGTEVDTAGGNLNNATQALNTSTTDFGFGANADGSQSSYPGLLDEVRIYNSALSASEVATLASEAGSLPQIQSFTASETLVEEGSVVMLSWSASNYDTLVIQPGNIDAAALSTDGSGSTEITVNETTTYTLTASGDKTDLSQSVEIVILGDDLQLLDKVGRSLWTEWYRPVDQPVFSTTDGNNHDPIIFYEPSGSTYKYYLIISHEPSNTFLWGTNTFSWSSDDWTLIEGNYQINGQYEYDDGVKVGDTYYVYENGSVLTYTGDLLNSSGNWTVAGSFPKSEADDIGVYYEDGLFHIFGEHGNFPYGPDGTSLAHYTSTTGIGDWTLVDNKAVDPNPDGGDTYGVGDATIAKIDGIYYLFCDREQQGVPYRVTAWRSTDIDEPFKYLGVALAPRSDETDDWDNHRIQDAEIQYIPELKRFIMVCNMRDLDGDPGPGNTRVVGTFYSKFTDGGFDAFMQGFSRLSGNDVLMSADPDGDGSPNAEEYAAGTLPDNPGSSPAMELMFLEDGELSYPTITFDRITADPQTIRMGLVSNQGSLNVGTFQSADGSESTSEASDIGAFYEKVTFRSNTAVSSSDSQFLRIETTITTSP
- the trpA gene encoding tryptophan synthase subunit alpha; this encodes MSDSRITDAFAKARDENRAAFVAYLCAGDPDMETSLEACRALIEAGIDVLELGVPFSDPLADGLTNQLAAQRALESGMTGEKVLELVRRVREFSEVPIVFYTYYNLVFAKGSEAYAKAAKAAGADALLTLDLPPEESAEHLAACEKHGLKTVYIVAPTTPDERLSMICQATTGFVYYVSRAGVTGEQAEMSEGIRERVATIKQHTDLPVVVGFGISNADHVRTVAQAADGVVVGSAIVNCIAENPDDRTAIMEALKAKMASLTEGGALGKNTG